The Nocardioides sp. S5 genome includes a window with the following:
- a CDS encoding polysaccharide deacetylase family protein, with the protein MTAGGRTRINVCFHGIGTPARSLEPGEAPYWVAHDVFLEILDVLAEEPQVHISFDDGNASDVQLGLPALVERDLRATFFVLAGRLDRPGSLSDADVKSLATAGMAIGTHGMDHRPWRGLDPGGRRRELEHARRVLADVVGRPVDEAALPLGRYDRELLDRLRRLRYTAVHTSDRRWAQEGDWLQPRFSVRDGDTADSVRSGMLRRQHLGRRAERSLVGTVKRWR; encoded by the coding sequence ATGACTGCGGGGGGACGGACGCGCATCAACGTGTGCTTCCACGGCATCGGCACGCCCGCCCGCTCGCTCGAGCCGGGTGAGGCGCCCTACTGGGTGGCCCACGACGTCTTCCTCGAGATCCTCGACGTGCTAGCCGAGGAGCCACAGGTGCACATCAGCTTCGACGACGGCAACGCCTCCGACGTGCAGCTCGGCCTTCCTGCCCTCGTCGAGCGAGACCTGCGGGCCACGTTCTTCGTGCTCGCCGGACGACTCGATCGGCCGGGCAGCCTGTCGGACGCGGACGTGAAGTCGCTCGCAACCGCGGGCATGGCCATCGGCACGCACGGCATGGACCACCGACCGTGGCGGGGCCTGGACCCCGGTGGCCGGCGGCGAGAGCTCGAGCACGCCAGGAGGGTCCTCGCCGACGTGGTGGGCAGACCGGTGGACGAAGCCGCGCTCCCGCTCGGTCGCTATGACCGAGAGCTGCTCGACCGCCTGCGGCGGCTGCGCTACACCGCCGTCCACACGAGCGACCGCCGCTGGGCCCAGGAGGGGGACTGGCTCCAGCCACGGTTCTCCGTGCGCGACGGCGACACCGCGGACAGCGTCCGGTCCGGCATGCTCCGCCGCCAGCACCTCGGGCGCCGCGCGGAGCGTTCCCTGGTGGGCACGGTCAAGCGCTGGCGCTGA
- a CDS encoding glycosyltransferase family 2 protein, whose amino-acid sequence MSEHVVVVVVTFGSADVVPGLVASLGPGMGEVPWHLVVADNASTDDTLAVVRRVAPDATVLDLPDNRGYAAGINAAVAAAPPHSAVLVLNPDVRLQPECVPTLLAAMRRTRAGIVVPRLQDARGELIHSMRREPTVLRTLGDAFLGATRAGRRPLLGEVVTDPRAYEHEQDVDWAEGSTQLVDAECWQTCGAWDEGYFLYSEETEFHLRAGDRGLAVRYVPSAGAVHLEGASATSTRLWPLLVANRWRLFRARHGAAHSAAFWAALLAREGSRAVLGHVTCRRAARVLLRPSLMRAPRGPEWLDAVSASA is encoded by the coding sequence GTGAGCGAGCACGTAGTCGTCGTGGTCGTCACGTTCGGCAGTGCCGACGTGGTCCCGGGCCTCGTCGCCTCCCTCGGGCCGGGGATGGGTGAGGTGCCCTGGCACCTCGTGGTCGCCGACAACGCGTCCACGGACGACACCCTCGCCGTCGTGCGTCGGGTGGCGCCGGATGCCACGGTCCTCGACCTCCCCGACAACCGTGGCTACGCCGCGGGAATCAACGCCGCCGTGGCTGCGGCCCCACCCCACTCGGCCGTCCTCGTGCTCAACCCGGACGTCCGGCTGCAGCCCGAGTGTGTTCCGACCCTGCTCGCCGCCATGCGACGAACCCGGGCCGGCATCGTCGTGCCACGGCTGCAGGACGCCCGCGGCGAGCTGATCCACTCGATGCGTCGGGAGCCTACGGTCCTGCGCACGCTCGGCGACGCGTTCCTCGGCGCCACCCGGGCGGGGCGCCGACCGCTGCTCGGTGAAGTGGTCACCGATCCGCGTGCCTACGAGCACGAGCAGGACGTCGACTGGGCCGAGGGGTCCACCCAGCTCGTCGACGCCGAGTGCTGGCAGACGTGCGGAGCCTGGGACGAGGGCTACTTCCTGTACTCCGAGGAGACGGAGTTCCATCTGCGAGCAGGAGACCGGGGCCTGGCCGTCCGGTACGTACCGTCAGCCGGGGCGGTCCACCTCGAGGGCGCATCGGCGACGTCGACCCGGCTGTGGCCCCTGCTGGTGGCCAACCGATGGCGACTCTTCCGCGCCCGGCACGGCGCTGCCCACAGCGCCGCTTTCTGGGCAGCGCTGCTCGCCCGCGAGGGCAGCCGCGCCGTGCTGGGACACGTGACGTGCCGGCGCGCCGCACGCGTCCTCCTGCGGCCGTCGCTGATGCGCGCGCCGCGTGGCCCGGAGTGGCTCGACGCGGTCAGCGCCAGCGCTTGA
- a CDS encoding O-antigen ligase family protein encodes MRLPACGFVALYAVLLLCIPSQLVFRPLGAPGTPANMLGMCALAWWLAATIGGLNPVKRFTPTRIAVGLLAATVLASYASGMVQGWYAPPDVRQATDEFWTLVPPSVGETTGVMISAADRGLLSFAGWMGIVLMTAEGLRSWRDVELVVEWLVWLGAFVGAIGILQFTTGLNIASFFTIPGLSANSDFGGVDSRSVLNRVSATAVHPIEYGVVLGGLLPLAAHRMIHRWGRPLAALPALVIFVGCFMSVSRSAVLVVGVAFIVLLVGWPARWRINALLTMPFAIVGLRLAIPGLVGTLISLFKNLANDPSISGRTSDYGVVFGVMADNPLLGRGLFTFVPRYYRIVDNQYLMFAVELGVIGLVAVLLFLGGAFFQAVAARRRALQTSSQYLSLAVSASLLGIMVSFVTFDALAYPMASGLTMTLVGLAGACWRLSTVEDPDSPYRPHDLRTAGDRPGLRSMSPVHARGVA; translated from the coding sequence TTGCGCCTGCCCGCGTGCGGGTTCGTCGCCCTCTACGCGGTGCTGCTGCTGTGCATCCCCTCGCAGCTGGTCTTCCGCCCCCTGGGCGCCCCGGGCACGCCCGCCAACATGCTGGGCATGTGCGCGCTGGCGTGGTGGCTGGCAGCGACGATCGGTGGCCTCAACCCCGTCAAGCGGTTCACGCCCACGCGCATCGCTGTCGGCCTGCTCGCCGCGACCGTGCTCGCAAGTTACGCGAGCGGGATGGTGCAAGGCTGGTACGCACCGCCGGACGTCCGTCAGGCCACGGACGAGTTCTGGACCCTGGTGCCTCCGAGCGTCGGTGAGACCACGGGGGTCATGATCAGTGCCGCCGACCGAGGGCTGCTGTCGTTCGCGGGATGGATGGGAATCGTCCTGATGACGGCTGAGGGGCTGCGGTCCTGGCGCGACGTCGAGCTGGTGGTCGAGTGGCTGGTCTGGCTCGGCGCCTTCGTCGGCGCCATCGGCATCCTGCAGTTCACCACCGGGCTCAACATCGCCTCCTTCTTCACCATCCCGGGGCTGAGCGCCAACTCCGACTTCGGGGGCGTGGACTCCCGGTCCGTCCTCAATCGTGTGTCCGCGACGGCGGTTCACCCGATCGAGTACGGGGTCGTGCTGGGGGGACTGCTCCCGCTGGCGGCGCACCGGATGATCCACCGTTGGGGCCGCCCCCTCGCCGCACTGCCTGCGCTCGTCATCTTCGTTGGGTGCTTCATGTCCGTGTCGCGGTCGGCGGTGCTCGTGGTCGGCGTGGCGTTCATCGTGCTGCTCGTCGGGTGGCCCGCGCGGTGGCGGATCAACGCCCTGTTGACCATGCCGTTCGCCATCGTGGGCCTCCGGCTGGCGATCCCCGGGCTCGTGGGCACGCTGATCTCGTTGTTCAAGAACCTCGCCAACGACCCGAGCATCAGCGGACGCACCAGCGACTACGGCGTCGTCTTCGGAGTCATGGCGGACAATCCGCTCCTCGGCCGCGGGTTGTTCACCTTCGTCCCGCGCTACTACCGGATCGTCGACAACCAGTACCTCATGTTCGCCGTCGAGCTCGGTGTCATCGGCCTGGTGGCCGTGCTGCTCTTCCTGGGTGGGGCGTTCTTCCAGGCAGTGGCTGCTCGTCGGAGGGCGTTGCAGACGTCCTCGCAGTACCTGAGCCTGGCCGTGTCCGCCTCGCTCCTCGGCATCATGGTCAGCTTCGTCACCTTCGACGCCCTCGCCTACCCGATGGCATCCGGACTGACGATGACGCTGGTCGGCCTCGCCGGGGCGTGCTGGCGGCTCAGCACGGTCGAGGACCCCGACAGCCCCTACCGGCCGCACGACCTCCGCACGGCCGGTGACCGCCCGGGTTTGCGCTCGATGTCCCCCGTCCACGCGAGGGGCGTCGCGTGA
- a CDS encoding oligosaccharide flippase family protein — protein sequence MSLAEGGTGTATQADKAQQVARGLGWSLVSSIALRMGNLLLSIVIARLVAPEAYGVFAVSLTVWTVLSALSEFGLGADLVRARDPERRAPTVATLGGVIGLVAALAMAFGASPIAAAFRSPESDEVLVVMALAPALFGLTIVPAALLQRAYRQRALFAVNGAGLLVSATTIIALTLADVGPVALAWGQVASQAVVLLGLHVACRWRPRFGFDSAIARESLAFSAPLAVANLVSWLLITLDNLIVSRELSPVALGVYVLAFNVSSWPMSAVGQAVRVVALPAFSDTESVRQRNDGLVRCMGPVVLVAAFMGLGLATLAEPVVAVLFGDRWSAAATALTGLAVFGATRVVLDLFATFLIAAGATRQVLVVQVVWLAAMVPSMVLAVRQWGLVGAGWAHVAVTVLVVLPAYGHYLHKAGVDVVRLARGSAVPLLACIPATAACWWIGSSALPAPAALLLGSAAALLLYLAPLAPWCRKRLGELRNLPAVVYHVEGVTDRVPR from the coding sequence GTGAGCCTCGCGGAGGGTGGGACGGGCACGGCGACGCAGGCCGACAAGGCGCAGCAGGTCGCCAGGGGCCTGGGGTGGAGCCTGGTCAGCAGCATCGCGCTCCGCATGGGCAACCTGCTGCTGAGCATCGTCATCGCCCGCCTGGTGGCCCCTGAGGCCTACGGCGTGTTTGCGGTGTCGCTCACCGTGTGGACCGTGTTGAGCGCGCTGTCCGAGTTCGGTCTGGGTGCTGACCTGGTCCGGGCCCGTGACCCCGAGCGTCGGGCGCCGACCGTGGCGACCCTCGGCGGCGTGATCGGCCTGGTCGCGGCGCTGGCGATGGCCTTCGGAGCGAGCCCGATCGCGGCTGCCTTCCGCAGTCCTGAGTCTGACGAGGTCCTCGTCGTGATGGCGCTCGCGCCTGCCCTGTTCGGCCTCACCATAGTTCCGGCGGCGTTGCTGCAGCGGGCCTACCGGCAGCGCGCGTTGTTCGCGGTGAACGGTGCAGGGCTCCTCGTCTCGGCGACCACGATCATCGCCCTGACGCTCGCCGACGTCGGTCCGGTCGCCCTGGCGTGGGGCCAGGTCGCCAGCCAGGCGGTGGTGCTCCTCGGGCTGCACGTCGCCTGTCGGTGGCGTCCCCGTTTCGGGTTCGACAGCGCCATCGCGCGGGAGTCGTTGGCATTCTCTGCCCCGCTCGCGGTCGCCAACCTCGTGTCGTGGTTGTTGATCACGCTCGACAACCTCATCGTGTCGCGCGAGCTCTCACCGGTCGCCCTGGGTGTCTACGTGCTGGCCTTCAACGTCTCGTCGTGGCCGATGTCGGCCGTGGGCCAGGCCGTCCGGGTGGTGGCACTGCCGGCCTTCTCGGACACCGAGTCGGTCCGGCAGCGCAACGACGGCCTGGTCCGCTGCATGGGGCCGGTCGTGCTGGTCGCCGCTTTCATGGGACTGGGGCTCGCGACGCTCGCCGAACCGGTCGTGGCCGTCCTCTTCGGGGACCGCTGGAGCGCGGCCGCGACCGCGCTGACCGGACTCGCGGTCTTCGGTGCCACCCGGGTGGTGCTCGACCTGTTTGCGACCTTCCTCATCGCGGCCGGTGCGACCAGGCAGGTCCTCGTCGTGCAGGTCGTGTGGCTCGCGGCGATGGTGCCGTCGATGGTGCTCGCCGTGCGGCAGTGGGGACTCGTGGGTGCGGGGTGGGCCCACGTTGCGGTGACGGTCCTCGTGGTGCTCCCGGCCTACGGCCACTACCTGCACAAGGCGGGGGTCGACGTCGTCCGCCTCGCCCGGGGGAGCGCCGTCCCGCTGCTCGCCTGCATCCCGGCCACTGCGGCGTGCTGGTGGATCGGCTCCTCCGCCCTACCGGCACCGGCGGCCCTGCTGCTCGGCAGCGCAGCCGCACTGCTCCTGTACCTGGCTCCCCTTGCCCCGTGGTGCCGGAAGCGCCTGGGCGAGCTGCGCAACCTGCCCGCTGTTGTCTACCACGTTGAGGGAGTGACCGACCGTGTACCTCGTTGA
- a CDS encoding glycosyltransferase, with protein sequence MRLHRPTPFYGAPRVSVVIPCYRYGGYLPDAVASVLDQDGLDVDVLVVDDASPDDSAEVARRLAATDPRVSVLVHERNAGHIQTYNDGLSRATGDYVVLLSADDLLPRNSLTRAVALMEAHPRVGLVYGYARSFTDEPEAVPDTTRSWTVWQGHDWLRRTARSGRCFLASPEAVMRREALAETDLYDPRLPHSGDFDMWMRTAARWDVGRVNGPIQAHYRVHAANMHLTSYAGWLTDLEARRLTFDILFEERAPDVPAVTALSPVAHRALAREALRRARHAAREQGSADAAEAYVGFARETWQAITSTAGWHATRLTLTGGNHARAAAARRQATRVHDHLAWRRERRWGV encoded by the coding sequence ATGCGGTTGCACAGGCCCACGCCGTTCTACGGCGCGCCGCGCGTGTCGGTCGTCATCCCCTGCTACCGCTACGGCGGCTACCTCCCGGACGCCGTCGCCAGCGTGCTCGACCAGGACGGCCTTGACGTCGACGTGCTGGTCGTCGACGACGCGTCGCCCGACGACAGTGCCGAGGTCGCCCGCAGGCTCGCAGCCACGGATCCCCGGGTCTCGGTGCTGGTGCACGAGCGCAACGCCGGGCACATCCAGACCTACAACGACGGTCTGTCCCGGGCGACCGGTGACTACGTGGTGCTGCTGTCGGCCGACGACCTGCTCCCGCGCAACTCGCTGACTCGCGCAGTCGCCCTGATGGAGGCGCACCCCCGCGTCGGGCTCGTCTACGGGTACGCCCGCTCGTTCACCGACGAGCCCGAGGCCGTGCCCGACACGACGCGGAGCTGGACGGTGTGGCAGGGGCACGACTGGCTGCGCCGCACCGCGCGGTCCGGCCGGTGCTTCCTGGCCAGCCCGGAGGCCGTCATGCGCCGCGAGGCGCTCGCAGAGACCGACCTCTACGACCCTCGGCTCCCGCACTCCGGTGACTTCGACATGTGGATGCGCACCGCAGCGCGCTGGGACGTGGGCCGGGTCAACGGGCCGATCCAGGCGCACTACCGTGTCCACGCCGCCAACATGCACCTCACTTCGTACGCGGGATGGCTCACCGACCTCGAGGCGAGGCGGCTCACCTTCGACATCCTCTTCGAGGAGCGGGCGCCCGACGTCCCGGCCGTGACGGCGCTGAGCCCCGTCGCCCACCGTGCGCTCGCGCGCGAGGCCCTGCGCCGGGCCAGACACGCCGCCCGCGAGCAGGGCTCCGCGGACGCGGCCGAGGCCTACGTGGGTTTCGCTCGTGAGACCTGGCAGGCGATCACCTCGACGGCTGGGTGGCACGCCACCCGCCTCACGCTCACCGGCGGCAACCACGCGCGCGCCGCCGCCGCCCGACGGCAGGCCACGCGCGTCCACGACCACCTGGCGTGGCGACGCGAGCGGCGGTGGGGAGTGTGA